The Streptomyces sp. GSL17-111 region GCACGAGGTAGGAGTCGTCGAAGAGGGCCAGCAGGTCGTCGGCGTGCGTGCGCAGTCCGCGTCGGACGGCGTGGGTCTGGGCGGTGTGGGACGTGGCCCCCCAGCCGGGGGGCAGTTCGGCGACGCCCGCTCCGGCGAGGACGGTGCGCAGGACGGCGGCCCGGGCTCCCGGGCGGACGCGCAGGGCTTCGGGGAGCGCCCGGGCGGCGCGGACGACCTGGTTGTCGAGGAAGGGGGCGTGCAGGCGTTGACCCGTCGCGGCGGCGATCTGTTCGAGCACGCGGTAGTCGGTGGCCTGTCGGGCGAGGGCGTCCCGGGCCCGGGCGACGCCGGGGCGTCCGCCGGGCGCGCCGCTCGCGCGAAGGGCTGCGGCCTCCAGGCGAACCGATACCTCGGCCAGCGCCTCTCCCGTCATCCACCGGGCGGCGGGGCCGGGGCGGCACCACGCGAGGGCGGCCAGCGAGGCGTGGAGGGCTCCGCCCGGTTCGCCGTTCGTGTCGTACACGGCGATGTCCCGTTCGCGGAGCCGGCGCGCGGCCGTCAGGACGCCGTCCCGCTGGGAGGTGCGCGCGAGTCGGCGGGCGGCCCGGTAGACGGCGAGCGGCACGAGGACCGAACGGCCGCGCGGTGCGCCCTCCGCGACGGCCAGCGCGGCGGCCGGGCGCAGGAGGTGGCGTCGGCGGCGGTCGAGGAGGAGGTCGGCGAGACGGGCGGGGTGGGCGTCGAGCACCTGCCGGGCGCCGTAACCGGTGAGTTGGTCGGCGCTGGCGGACGCCAGTCGGAGGCGGTGTCGGGCGAGGTCGACGAGGGAAGGGCCCGGCTCGTCGGGAAGTGGCAGTCCGAAGACGTCGTGCAGTCCGGCGTAGGGCAGGGCCTCTTCGGCGCCGGGGACGACGACGTGGTGCAGCCGGGGGTCGTCGGCCACGGCACGGGCGCGTTCGAGCTCGCCGGTGCGGGTGGCCTCGTCGGTGGCGGTGAGGTCGTTGAAGGTGACGGCGAGGAGGCGTTGGCCGGCTGCGGTGCCGGGGGCGCCGGCGACGGTGCCGGGGATGCCGGGAAGCCCTGCGGCGAGGAGGGCCAGCGTCGCGGAGGCGGCTCCGCCGGAGAGGTCGGCGCCGAGGCCGGGTGCGGTGCCACCGCGCCGGGTGCGGCGCTCGCCCGGGCCCATGCCGGGTACGGGGCCGGGGTCGCGCCCGTCGTGCGGGCGCCGTCCGTTGCCGTACGGCCCGGCCTGGGCTCCGTCGTCGCTTGTGCCCCGGGCGCCGTCGCCGTCGCCGAAGGTGTCGTGGGCGTCGAAGGCCGTGGCCGGCACGTGGCGCGGCGCGGCCAGTCGCACCCGGACCGCCTCGACGAGGGCGTCGCGGACGCCGCCGACCGCCTCGTCGGCGTCGACGGGCAGCGCGGCGACGACCGTCGGCACAGCGGGCTCGTATCCGGTGACCTCCCGGCTGCCGCCCTCACGCAGAATCAGCGCGTGTCCCGGCGGGACGCGGTGGACGCCGGTGTAGGGGGTCGAGTCGCCGAGCGCTTCGGGGGCGTCGGGGGCGGCGAGCAGGGCGGCGAGGTGGTCGACGTCGAGCTGCGCCTCGACGAGGTCGGCGAGGGTGAGGGCGGCCGTCGCGTAGGCGGTGCCCCCGGCGAAGGGGGTGTGGAAGACGGGCCGGGCGCCGGCGAGGTCCGTGGTGACGGCCACGCGGCGGCCGATGCGGACGACGGCGGTGTAGGAGCCGGGCCATGCGGTGAGCTGACGGAGTGCGCCGCCGCGCGCGGCCAGCAGGCCGGCGCGCAGCTCGGCGTCACGCGCCCCGCAGCAGCCGACGACGGCGAGCCGCGTGCCGGAACCGGCGTCGACGACGCGGACCTCGTCGGGCCGCCAGTCGCCGACGGCCCACAGCGGGTCGTCACCGCCCCACAGTTCCTGCCCTCCGACGGGATGGAGGGTGCTCGGGGAGAGTCCCGGCATGCGCGCCCGGCCCGCTGCGGTGCTGCTCCACCCCACCAACCACCGCATCGTCGCCGCCTTTCGCCCATGGGTTTCGTCTGCCACGGGGGCCACGCCCGGTCCACCCGGAGGCGCTCGCCGACCCGCACGGCCGGGGACGGCCGGCGTTCCGGATCGCCCCGTGCCGACGCCTCTCCGTGTGCACTGCGGGCACGCAACTGCTGGCCCGCACCTCCTGTTTCGGCTCTCGCCTGGCCCCATGCTGCCACGTGAGGGCGGCGTGAGCGGTGGTAAGGGGGGCGCGGTTGTGGACGTGTTCAGCTGCCGTGATCCCGCCGGAGGGTCTCCTCAAACAGCGATTTCCAGCCAACTCGACTCTCTCAGAGGGAACTTGTCCCGGATTTTGCGCTTCACGCAACGCAACGTATATGCCAGGTACATGGACCGGACGGGTCACCCCGGCGTCCGCGTGCGCGCACGGCCCCGAACACACCGAAGGTCCGGGAGGCATGGATTCCTCCCGGACCGGGCCGCCACCCGCGGGGAGCAAGGTGACGG contains the following coding sequences:
- a CDS encoding asparagine synthase-related protein, which translates into the protein MRWLVGWSSTAAGRARMPGLSPSTLHPVGGQELWGGDDPLWAVGDWRPDEVRVVDAGSGTRLAVVGCCGARDAELRAGLLAARGGALRQLTAWPGSYTAVVRIGRRVAVTTDLAGARPVFHTPFAGGTAYATAALTLADLVEAQLDVDHLAALLAAPDAPEALGDSTPYTGVHRVPPGHALILREGGSREVTGYEPAVPTVVAALPVDADEAVGGVRDALVEAVRVRLAAPRHVPATAFDAHDTFGDGDGARGTSDDGAQAGPYGNGRRPHDGRDPGPVPGMGPGERRTRRGGTAPGLGADLSGGAASATLALLAAGLPGIPGTVAGAPGTAAGQRLLAVTFNDLTATDEATRTGELERARAVADDPRLHHVVVPGAEEALPYAGLHDVFGLPLPDEPGPSLVDLARHRLRLASASADQLTGYGARQVLDAHPARLADLLLDRRRRHLLRPAAALAVAEGAPRGRSVLVPLAVYRAARRLARTSQRDGVLTAARRLRERDIAVYDTNGEPGGALHASLAALAWCRPGPAARWMTGEALAEVSVRLEAAALRASGAPGGRPGVARARDALARQATDYRVLEQIAAATGQRLHAPFLDNQVVRAARALPEALRVRPGARAAVLRTVLAGAGVAELPPGWGATSHTAQTHAVRRGLRTHADDLLALFDDSYLVRAGLVDARVVRGALHSAVQGDELPLDGIAELVSAELWLKRLMERRGTTWTGSVAPRRRAVSRGVPSRPLAVSP